One window from the genome of Papilio machaon chromosome 6, ilPapMach1.1, whole genome shotgun sequence encodes:
- the LOC106719772 gene encoding uncharacterized protein LOC106719772, whose translation MEVESQNQIPQGGNGHAVESTPGPSPGCLIVSGGGTPLHRGGADVSTAGPSRDHVIMSGSKKTPARGRRGRCTRSYTTSMYTGESGSEASDVSVMSAALINPDLTTRGKRKSRTADTELVAAKFLALPASDLETEKANTETEEDLLSKPKTINTRPRKNTRRSATDTNVERLEKENAELRSQVSSLTSKLEKLTEEIKFLRESSSIIGDARNVVETSPHISNVAPSTGGTELMERIKDLIETKLMEFEAKLFPDRAIRPPLSAGKCSNGNKESNIPKSQEKWNQTKKGGPQSRSGRGKRPLHPPVADLPPVKFVQPDEVPHAGDETWATVTKKANQSKSALVPQKRRTNNVTRVPTSAAVTVTLPEGSSLTYAKIMELAKSKIRLSDIGIESLRQKRALTGGLLMEINGADCTQKADKLAEKMREIFSDTNIRINRPNKMGDIRIKDLDDSISPREVAKAVAEAGGCLVDDIKVGDIRRTPLTMGTCWLRCPIKAVRELATAGRIRVGWGSVRVEALEPRPLHCFRCLEKGHVGSKCQNQANRSGRCYACGETGHKAKECTTTKLKCPLCSDLGRPSDHRYGKRCGTLADKRLTKGQKLCDVEDTVHVAAPTQSSTADGITTPSPSAGVEAMEAYPSPH comes from the coding sequence ATGGAAGTAGAGTCGCAAAATCAAATACCCCAGGGTGGTAACGGCCACGCCGTGGAATCCACCCCCGGGCCTAGCCCGGGCTGCCTCATCGTATCTGGGGGAGGCACGCCTCTACATCGCGGCGGCGCAGATGTGTCGACCGCGGGTCCTTCAAGGGACCACGTGATCATGTCTGGGAGTAAAAAGACCCCAGCACGAGGTAGACGAGGGCGATGTACTCGCTCTTACACGACGAGTATGTATACTGGTGAGAGCGGGAGCGAGGCATCTGATGTCTCAGTAATGTCAGCTGCCTTAATTAACCCAGATTTGACGACAAGAGGAAAGCGGAAGTCCAGAACTGCAGATACTGAGCTGGTTGCCGCGAAATTCCTAGCTCTACCGGCTTCCGACCTGGAGACGGAAAAAGCAAACACGGAAACAGAGGAAGACTTACTCAGTAAACCCAAAACAATAAACACTAGACCGAGGAAAAACACGCGAAGATCAGCTACTGACACAAATGTTGAAAGACTGGAGAAAGAGAACGCTGAGTTGCGGTCCCAAGTTTCCAGCTTGACTTCGAAATTGGAGAAACTCACAGAAGAGATTAAATTCCTTCGTGAGAGCTCAAGTATTATTGGCGATGCGAGAAATGTTGTCGAAACGTCACCCCATATATCTAACGTAGCACCCTCAACGGGAGGCACCGAGTTGATGGAGCGTATCAAAGATTTAATTGAGACAAAACTCATGGAATTTGAAGCAAAATTGTTTCCCGACAGAGCCATCAGGCCACCATTAAGTGCAGGCAAGTGCTCCAATGGTAACAAGGAATCTAACATTCCCAAATCACAAGAGAAATGGAACCAAACAAAGAAAGGAGGACCGCAATCGCGGTCGGGAAGAGGAAAAAGGCCTTTGCATCCACCTGTAGCAGACTTACCGCCGGTAAAGTTTGTTCAGCCGGATGAGGTGCCACATGCAGGTGACGAAACGTGGGCTACTGTGACCAAAAAGGCAAATCAGTCAAAGTCGGCACTGGTTCCACAAAAGCGTAGAACAAATAACGTAACACGAGTCCCCACCTCCGCTGCTGTAACGGTGACTCTACCAGAGGGTTCATCGCTCACTTACGCTAAGATAATGGAGTTGGCGAAGAGTAAAATCCGACTGTCCGATATCGGCATTGAGTCTCTTCGACAAAAGCGGGCTTTGACTGGCGGTCTTCTTATGGAAATCAACGGCGCCGATTGCACACAGAAGGCGGACAAATTGGCGGAAAAAATGCGCGAGATCTTTTCTGATACTAACATCAGAATTAATCGCCCGAACAAAATGGGAGATATTCGAATAAAAGACCTTGATGATTCCATAAGTCCACGGGAGGTTGCAAAGGCAGTGGCAGAAGCGGGAGGGTGCCTAGTGGACGACATTAAAGTCGGAGATATTCGCCGTACGCCCTTGACCATGGGGACTTGCTGGCTGCGATGCCCAATTAAAGCTGTGCGAGAGCTAGCGACAGCCGGAAGGATACGTGTGGGTTGGGGATCTGTGCGAGTAGAAGCTCTAGAACCCAGGCCCTTGCACTGCTTTAGATGTTTGGAAAAAGGTCATGTAGGCAGCAAGTGTCAGAATCAAGCAAACCGAAGTGGACGATGTTACGCTTGTGGAGAGACAGGTCACAAGGCAAAAGAGTGCACAACAACTAAACTCAAATGTCCATTGTGTTCCGATTTAGGAAGACCCTCAGACCACCGCTATGGCAAGCGGTGCGGTACATTAGCAGATAAACGCCTTACAAAAGGACAAAAACTGTGTGATGTTGAAGACACAGTACATGTGGCGGCTCCGACCCAAAGCTCGACAGCAGATGGTATAACAACGCCGAGCCCAAGCGCGGGAGTGGAGGCTATGGAAGCATATCCTTCACCCCACTAA